A stretch of Aphanothece sacrum FPU1 DNA encodes these proteins:
- a CDS encoding iron-containing alcohol dehydrogenase family protein, with protein sequence MQPKKSSLSPCVSTSITPLLISPSQVLKGDGILSQAGSAIARFGQRPLIVGGNHSLSLISPHLKPIFQSFKLIAAQANYTPDCSESSLETLQTAINDHQADFIIGVGGGKALDTAKLLAHHNQLPIITIPTSGATCAAWTALSNIYSNEGAFQYDVPLLRCPDLLILDYQLLKTAPKRTLIAGIGDAIAKWYEASVSSGNSTATLTIAAVQQARILRDILLQKSAIALENPEAEEWREVVDACVLLAGVIGGLGGANCRTVAAHAVHNGLTHILAAHGALHGEKVAYGILVQLRLEEIIQGNQLAASSRQQLLKFYDEIGLPKTLEDLGLANVSLTQLRQAAAITCHSNSDIHRLPFTVTPEQLLAAMVSTTDERIVSKKLEN encoded by the coding sequence ATGCAGCCAAAAAAATCCTCTCTATCCCCTTGTGTTTCTACTTCTATCACCCCCTTATTAATCTCTCCCTCTCAAGTATTAAAAGGAGACGGTATTCTATCTCAAGCTGGAAGTGCGATCGCTCGTTTTGGCCAACGTCCTCTAATTGTAGGAGGAAATCACAGCCTTTCTCTGATTTCTCCCCATCTTAAACCAATTTTTCAATCATTCAAGCTTATTGCTGCCCAAGCTAATTATACCCCTGACTGTTCGGAAAGTTCTTTAGAAACCCTACAAACGGCTATTAACGACCATCAGGCAGATTTTATCATTGGGGTGGGTGGAGGTAAAGCCCTCGATACTGCTAAATTATTAGCTCATCACAATCAACTACCTATTATTACCATACCTACTTCTGGGGCGACTTGTGCGGCTTGGACAGCTTTATCTAATATTTATTCTAATGAAGGGGCCTTTCAATATGATGTGCCTCTGCTACGTTGTCCTGACTTATTGATTCTAGACTATCAACTGCTCAAAACAGCCCCCAAACGAACCTTAATTGCTGGCATTGGGGATGCGATCGCTAAATGGTATGAAGCGTCTGTTAGTAGTGGTAATTCTACCGCAACCCTGACCATTGCGGCTGTCCAACAAGCCAGAATTTTAAGAGATATCTTGTTACAAAAATCAGCAATAGCCTTAGAAAACCCAGAAGCCGAAGAATGGCGCGAAGTAGTAGATGCTTGTGTCTTATTAGCAGGAGTCATTGGTGGGTTAGGTGGGGCAAATTGTCGCACGGTAGCCGCCCATGCTGTCCATAATGGCTTAACTCACATTTTAGCTGCTCATGGAGCCTTACACGGCGAAAAAGTCGCCTATGGTATCCTCGTTCAACTACGTTTAGAAGAAATTATACAGGGTAATCAATTAGCGGCCTCCTCTCGACAACAATTATTAAAATTTTATGACGAAATTGGCTTACCCAAAACCCTCGAAGATTTAGGTTTAGCTAATGTGAGTTTAACTCAATTACGTCAAGCAGCAGCAATAACTTGTCATTCTAACTCAGATATTCATCGTTTACCCTTTACTGTTACTCCCGAACAATTATTAGCAGCAATGGTATCTACAACTGATGAAAGAATTGTTAGTAAAAAATTAGAAAATTGA
- a CDS encoding DUF4231 domain-containing protein → MTNADQLKLEQQGSLIELRRFLKILEYLCLDAFIATVIITLFFRDNQLLLTLDAAFLASFVFLFLFNWQYFSYRDKAERDKKYEQLIEPLTESTSRIQLERENALRYCQQLVEDYTKTRGNARNLYYFFQMSTIIFSGVTPVLVLVDKLDTNKTSFWIAWLPVIFPAIASIVASIATSFPLETIWKESNSIVENLEAEQQKFILGINNDTVLELNSPIVPESSETPEEQQQTAQQIQLQEKRAKRAIVEFINKINEIHLKQITAQVEKLKEQTENPPQEENT, encoded by the coding sequence ATGACGAACGCCGATCAACTAAAATTAGAACAACAAGGCTCTTTAATTGAGCTTCGTCGCTTCTTGAAAATACTCGAATATTTATGTTTGGATGCTTTTATCGCCACCGTAATTATTACGTTATTTTTTCGAGATAATCAGCTTCTTCTTACCCTTGATGCTGCTTTTTTAGCAAGTTTTGTTTTCTTATTTCTCTTTAATTGGCAATATTTCTCCTACCGTGATAAAGCAGAAAGAGATAAAAAATATGAACAATTAATTGAACCTTTAACCGAAAGCACAAGTCGTATTCAGTTAGAGAGAGAAAATGCCTTACGCTACTGTCAACAATTAGTAGAAGATTACACAAAAACTAGAGGCAATGCTCGAAACTTATACTATTTTTTCCAAATGTCTACCATTATTTTCTCTGGTGTGACTCCGGTTTTAGTATTAGTTGATAAGTTAGATACCAATAAAACCTCGTTTTGGATAGCTTGGCTACCCGTAATTTTTCCAGCAATCGCTTCTATTGTTGCCAGTATTGCCACTTCTTTTCCCCTAGAAACTATCTGGAAAGAATCTAACAGTATTGTCGAAAATTTAGAAGCAGAACAACAAAAATTCATCCTGGGAATTAACAATGATACGGTGTTAGAGCTTAACTCTCCTATTGTTCCTGAAAGCTCAGAAACCCCAGAAGAACAACAACAAACTGCTCAACAAATACAACTCCAAGAAAAACGAGCTAAAAGAGCAATTGTAGAGTTTATTAATAAGATAAATGAAATTCATCTTAAGCAAATTACAGCACAAGTTGAAAAGCTCAAAGAACAAACAGAAAATCCACCACAAGAAGAAAATACTTGA
- a CDS encoding RNA polymerase sigma factor, RpoD/SigA family — MPTANVNPKTKQPMYSADMVRTYLHEIGRVPLLTHEQEIVYGKQVQRMMNLLETKEKLAEDLQQQPSLQEWAKAVQLNETTLTKTLEQGNRAKRKMIEANLRLVVAIAKKYQKRNMEFLDLIQEGSLGLERGVEKFDPTKGYKFSTYAYWWIRQAITRAIAQQARTIRLPIHITEKLNKIKKTQRELSQKLGRSATPAEIAKELEIEPAQIREFLSMARQPISLDVRVGDNQDTELSELLEDDGISPDHYITQELLRQDLHNLMAELTPQQRAVLSLRFGLEDGKELSLAKIGKKLNISRERVRQLEHQALAQLRRRRANVQEYLAAS; from the coding sequence ATGCCCACTGCTAACGTCAATCCCAAAACAAAACAGCCCATGTACTCGGCAGATATGGTGCGGACTTATCTGCATGAAATTGGGCGGGTACCTTTGTTAACCCACGAACAAGAGATTGTTTATGGCAAACAAGTCCAAAGAATGATGAACTTGTTAGAAACAAAAGAGAAACTTGCCGAAGATCTACAACAACAACCCAGTCTCCAAGAATGGGCCAAGGCTGTACAACTTAATGAAACAACTTTGACCAAAACCCTTGAACAAGGAAATCGGGCCAAACGGAAAATGATCGAGGCCAATTTGCGCTTGGTGGTGGCCATTGCCAAGAAATATCAAAAGCGCAATATGGAATTCCTGGATTTAATTCAAGAAGGTAGCTTAGGACTAGAAAGAGGAGTGGAGAAATTTGATCCCACTAAAGGTTATAAGTTTTCTACTTATGCTTATTGGTGGATTCGCCAAGCTATTACGCGGGCGATCGCGCAGCAAGCCCGTACTATCCGTTTACCAATTCATATCACGGAAAAACTCAATAAAATCAAGAAAACTCAGCGAGAATTGTCTCAAAAGCTAGGAAGAAGCGCGACTCCAGCAGAAATCGCTAAGGAATTAGAGATTGAACCGGCACAAATTAGGGAATTTTTGAGCATGGCCCGGCAACCAATTTCCCTCGATGTCCGCGTGGGGGATAATCAAGATACAGAACTGTCCGAACTCTTAGAAGATGATGGTATTTCTCCCGATCATTACATCACCCAAGAGTTATTACGCCAAGACTTACATAACTTGATGGCGGAATTAACCCCACAACAGCGAGCAGTTTTAAGCCTACGCTTTGGGTTAGAAGACGGAAAAGAACTATCTCTAGCTAAAATTGGCAAAAAACTTAACATTAGTCGGGAACGAGTCCGTCAACTAGAACATCAAGCTTTAGCCCAACTGCGTAGAAGACGGGCCAATGTTCAAGAATATCTAGCTGCTAGTTAG
- the cobO gene encoding cob(I)yrinic acid a,c-diamide adenosyltransferase: MTLSPEQYQQKMQRRKEVQEQRLAQASTEKGLIIVNTGNGKGKTTAALGMVLRSLGHGFKVAIIQFIKGAWEPAEKAILNHWEGQLEFYAMGEGFTWETQDKQRDIQHARAAWEKGLTFITNPDYKLVLLDEINVALKLGYLDISEILTGLAQKPEDSHVILTGRGAPTQLIETADLVTEMTLIKHPFREQGVKAQPGIEF; the protein is encoded by the coding sequence ATCACTCTATCTCCTGAACAATATCAACAAAAAATGCAGCGACGCAAAGAAGTTCAAGAACAACGTCTTGCTCAAGCTTCCACAGAAAAAGGCTTAATTATTGTTAATACAGGCAATGGTAAAGGAAAAACTACCGCCGCTTTAGGAATGGTATTGCGCTCGCTCGGCCATGGTTTTAAAGTTGCTATTATTCAGTTTATCAAAGGTGCTTGGGAACCCGCAGAAAAAGCCATTTTAAACCATTGGGAAGGACAATTAGAGTTTTATGCCATGGGAGAAGGTTTTACCTGGGAAACCCAAGATAAACAACGGGATATACAACACGCTCGTGCTGCTTGGGAAAAAGGATTAACTTTTATTACTAATCCTGATTATAAATTAGTCCTACTCGATGAAATTAATGTTGCTCTTAAATTAGGTTATCTCGACATAAGCGAAATTTTAACAGGTTTAGCCCAAAAACCGGAAGATAGCCACGTTATTCTCACTGGGAGAGGCGCACCCACCCAATTAATAGAAACAGCAGACCTCGTAACCGAAATGACGCTTATTAAGCATCCTTTCCGGGAACAAGGAGTTAAAGCTCAACCAGGTATCGAATTTTAG